One part of the Desulfovibrio sp. genome encodes these proteins:
- the fliG gene encoding flagellar motor switch protein FliG gives MELTGKQRTAVLLLAMGDKFTADVFKRMDRQEIADISRAIVELEPVPREVVEEVLRDFHESLVEGVDMITGGSDTLKRLLVKNLDPETAKYVMDSLSLDTGPAPFRELESVSPKLLSQILRNEHPQTLALIIGHLHPDQAANLLTNLPAGVRAEVLMRLARLEAVPEEMLMEVDKVLTSQLIAMGGKEGKKVGGVQSVAEILNAVDRATEEEVLSEIEEDSAQMAEDIRNLMFVFEDCKNIDDRGVREMLKEISNEDLTLALRGASDDLREKFFKNMSERAGNMIREELEFMGPAKLSDVESAQQNVVKIVRRLESENKLVISRGAGDVFV, from the coding sequence ATGGAGTTGACCGGCAAACAGCGTACTGCCGTGCTGCTGCTCGCCATGGGCGACAAGTTCACGGCTGACGTGTTCAAGCGCATGGACCGGCAGGAAATAGCCGACATCTCCAGAGCCATTGTGGAATTGGAGCCAGTGCCGCGCGAAGTTGTTGAAGAGGTTCTGCGCGACTTCCACGAATCGCTGGTTGAAGGTGTGGACATGATCACTGGCGGCAGCGATACGCTGAAGCGCCTGCTGGTCAAGAACCTTGACCCCGAAACCGCCAAGTACGTTATGGATTCACTGAGCCTTGATACCGGCCCCGCGCCCTTCCGCGAGCTGGAATCGGTCAGCCCCAAACTGCTTTCGCAGATTCTGCGCAACGAACATCCACAAACCCTGGCCCTTATCATCGGTCATCTGCACCCCGATCAGGCCGCCAATTTGTTGACGAACCTTCCCGCTGGCGTGCGCGCCGAGGTGCTCATGCGCCTTGCGCGTCTTGAGGCCGTGCCGGAAGAAATGCTGATGGAAGTGGACAAGGTGCTCACAAGCCAGCTTATCGCCATGGGCGGCAAGGAAGGCAAAAAAGTGGGCGGTGTGCAGTCTGTGGCAGAAATCCTCAACGCGGTGGACCGCGCCACGGAAGAAGAAGTCCTTTCTGAAATCGAAGAAGATTCTGCACAGATGGCCGAAGATATCCGCAACCTCATGTTCGTGTTCGAAGACTGCAAGAACATCGACGACCGCGGCGTGCGCGAAATGCTCAAGGAAATTTCCAACGAAGATCTTACGCTGGCCCTGCGTGGAGCCAGCGACGACCTGAGGGAAAAATTCTTCAAGAACATGTCGGAACGCGCGGGCAACATGATTCGCGAAGAACTGGAATTCATGGGCCCGGCCAAGCTTTCAGACGTGGAATCGGCCCAGCAGAATGTGGTCAAGATCGTGCGGCGGCTTGAGAGCGAAAACAAGCTGGTCATCAGCCGTGGCGCTGGCGACGTGTTTGTTTAG
- a CDS encoding FliH/SctL family protein, whose product MASDQLRKKWGTIFMGEREASPQQLDAMQEPLLRERAQQQHQEDYLARVRARAEERAREILGAAYAERQKVLEEAGAEAQTRILQLTREALALKAQAQEELAQAQAEHGKTRDLREEAEIIRDHAHNDGFQAGMAQAGAELKEFRADVGQMLGNMLQALEAQRHSLGEAWRDELAELARVAVEAGTGWILQAEHQRILQHLVFSSLQLLEDRATVTVRVHPDDEETVGDLFRAARERVPELSQWIVNGDASIEAGGLVAESVSGSVENLRSHYREMVDGILEYLTLPQRPQDEQAEQAAGLAAAQGLAHLAEMMPQEEAPPAEVPATLPPEAEMEQEADADLPADVAADITTDMSGEVPGGQVDDAAAEPIAAGMNPAEHDASADFDVPAPHEGFADPGQQPHEMLQQESLPQPEVQPAQLVQDEQFFGDTPALHDTSPQMAQDIPAADGDFAATPDFESDQGAVATPAVEPELQPAAPAAQHHEAQAANPSLAELEDELFPLPAEENGYAAPVDSSHAASGQGESRPSDSSVFVSGGFLPGSGNG is encoded by the coding sequence ATGGCGTCAGACCAGTTGCGCAAAAAATGGGGCACGATCTTCATGGGCGAGCGCGAGGCTTCTCCTCAGCAGCTCGATGCCATGCAAGAGCCCTTGCTCCGCGAGCGTGCGCAACAGCAGCACCAGGAGGACTACCTCGCCAGGGTGCGGGCCAGGGCCGAGGAACGAGCGCGCGAAATTCTTGGCGCGGCCTATGCCGAACGGCAAAAGGTGCTGGAAGAAGCCGGGGCGGAAGCCCAGACCCGCATATTGCAACTCACTCGTGAGGCTCTTGCGCTCAAGGCCCAGGCTCAGGAAGAACTGGCGCAGGCGCAGGCCGAGCACGGCAAAACCCGCGATCTGCGTGAAGAGGCCGAAATTATTCGCGATCACGCGCATAACGACGGCTTTCAGGCGGGCATGGCACAGGCCGGTGCAGAGCTCAAGGAGTTTCGGGCAGACGTGGGGCAGATGCTTGGCAACATGCTGCAGGCCCTTGAGGCCCAGCGGCATTCGCTTGGCGAGGCCTGGCGCGACGAGCTGGCCGAACTGGCACGTGTGGCCGTGGAAGCCGGAACCGGCTGGATTTTGCAGGCCGAGCACCAGCGCATTTTGCAGCATCTGGTTTTCAGCTCGCTGCAACTGCTCGAAGACCGCGCCACGGTCACAGTGCGTGTGCACCCCGATGACGAGGAAACCGTCGGCGACCTGTTCCGCGCCGCACGCGAGCGCGTGCCGGAACTGAGCCAGTGGATTGTCAACGGTGATGCCTCAATTGAAGCTGGCGGCCTTGTGGCAGAGAGCGTCAGCGGCTCGGTGGAGAACCTGCGCAGCCACTACCGCGAAATGGTCGATGGTATTCTTGAATACCTTACACTGCCCCAGCGTCCGCAGGACGAGCAGGCGGAACAGGCCGCGGGGCTTGCGGCTGCACAGGGGCTTGCGCATCTGGCCGAGATGATGCCCCAGGAAGAGGCGCCGCCCGCCGAAGTTCCCGCAACACTGCCCCCCGAGGCAGAGATGGAGCAGGAAGCTGACGCAGATTTGCCCGCAGATGTTGCAGCAGACATTACCACTGATATGTCGGGCGAAGTGCCCGGCGGCCAGGTAGATGACGCGGCGGCTGAACCCATTGCCGCTGGCATGAATCCGGCCGAGCACGATGCCTCCGCAGATTTTGATGTTCCGGCCCCGCATGAAGGCTTTGCCGACCCCGGCCAGCAGCCTCACGAAATGTTGCAGCAGGAAAGCTTGCCCCAGCCTGAGGTACAACCTGCTCAGCTCGTGCAGGACGAACAGTTTTTTGGTGACACCCCTGCTCTGCACGATACCAGTCCCCAAATGGCGCAGGATATCCCCGCTGCTGACGGAGATTTTGCTGCCACCCCGGATTTTGAATCAGATCAGGGCGCTGTGGCGACCCCGGCTGTTGAACCTGAACTGCAGCCCGCAGCCCCTGCCGCGCAGCACCATGAGGCTCAGGCTGCCAATCCCAGCCTTGCCGAACTTGAAGACGAGCTTTTTCCCCTGCCAGCAGAGGAAAATGGCTACGCAGCCCCGGTTGATTCGAGCCATGCCGCTTCAGGACAGGGCGAATCAAGGCCCTCCGATTCCAGTGTTTTTGTGAGCGGGGGCTTTTTGCCCGGCTCCGGCAACGGATAG
- a CDS encoding response regulator: MRALFVDDEVEFLELMHKRLSRRGMEVVTAPDGQTALKLLDEAMQSGQAFEIVVMDVRMPGMDGLETLRHMKEKAPKIPVILLTGHACMGVAVQGLDLGAYDYMLKPVAISELIIKMEEAARSAM, from the coding sequence ATGCGCGCACTGTTTGTGGACGACGAAGTTGAATTTCTGGAACTCATGCACAAGCGCCTTAGCCGACGCGGTATGGAAGTTGTTACCGCGCCAGACGGGCAGACGGCCCTCAAGCTGCTGGATGAAGCCATGCAGTCGGGGCAGGCTTTTGAAATCGTCGTCATGGACGTGCGCATGCCCGGCATGGACGGTCTGGAAACCCTGCGCCACATGAAGGAAAAAGCCCCCAAGATTCCGGTTATCCTGCTGACGGGTCATGCATGTATGGGCGTGGCTGTTCAGGGGCTTGATCTGGGCGCATACGATTATATGCTCAAACCCGTTGCCATCAGTGAACTGATCATCAAGATGGAGGAAGCGGCTCGGTCCGCTATGTGA
- a CDS encoding PEP/pyruvate-binding domain-containing protein produces the protein MSLSRLLGFLTRAARRGDEAVSASSVSSAEEAQRFFALRHHSFRMFLTAWNAFQETMTDLEYTLCCDHPFGLYRVRAFCTSMATQVFQCIKQLERLDPTPCAALYARFGELQKLVAEEVYEPEACLLGPLVVPLCQDDASCLASLHSEGRVLVDPATARLERLRPIFPGAVPQGFVVTAAGCQHYFQSGDLQSEINRCIQAAGGLAPNHLARLSKKLGSLVEATPLPEDLASEIIEQVRRLRDLCGNKPMQLLLRGRVWPPAAGEGEGCGVVLWGPPVPLNAPDEDILRAVRATLASKQRAQSLVYRRARGLTEGGAGVCLTCMAVDQGSFGGIAQSSAPLSPHSENVHVYGCSGLPQEVEYSTMPVDAVSVSRAAPHTVTNRRPYKPKRPVLDDTTAIRAAELALAVEEAAGRPEVLTWVCNPEGRVFMLMARPMSLPEDASPALPQPAPALDNDLLLEGGFTVNPGRVSGPAWVARRWEDARRFPTGGILVVPDDNYIWGSLIDRAAGIIAERGFQGSRLASLAREFGKPAIFGLKWSTEVVESGQRITLCADLRTVYENRQDSLLPKIPPGKDYMPGSPVYQILQTASRRILPLTLEVDSVDFKAANCATYHDIVRYCHEKAVSAMFSLGSDKKYAPQRIKQLRDKVVKQFWVVNLSDGFVRTPQGPVIDVEDIASLPMQALWQGMNAHPWQGPPPVDGKGFLSVLFEATANPNLDPAAQTAYFSEKNYFLISSDYCSLHSRFGFHFVSVEARLSDRTSENYLNFQLRGGAANIERRIARVRFVADILWEFGFSPVVRNDAVSATLKDLDKEEGERLLAVAGYMTIHTRQLDMIMQDPGQVAARRAEMLAHCRALFKGEALTPVVDSLSQEAR, from the coding sequence ATGTCCCTGAGCCGCCTGTTGGGCTTTTTAACGCGAGCCGCCCGGCGCGGTGATGAAGCCGTGTCTGCTTCTTCCGTCAGTTCGGCGGAGGAGGCGCAGCGTTTTTTTGCCTTGCGGCACCATTCCTTCCGCATGTTTCTCACGGCATGGAACGCCTTTCAGGAAACCATGACCGACCTCGAATACACGCTCTGCTGTGACCATCCTTTTGGTCTTTATCGTGTGCGCGCGTTCTGCACTTCCATGGCTACCCAGGTTTTTCAGTGCATCAAGCAGCTTGAGCGTCTTGACCCTACACCCTGCGCGGCCCTGTACGCCCGTTTTGGCGAGCTGCAAAAGCTTGTGGCCGAAGAAGTGTACGAACCCGAGGCCTGCCTGCTTGGCCCGCTGGTGGTTCCTCTGTGTCAGGATGATGCCAGCTGCCTTGCCAGCCTGCACAGCGAAGGCCGTGTGCTGGTAGACCCGGCAACTGCTCGCCTTGAAAGGCTGCGCCCCATCTTTCCCGGCGCTGTGCCACAGGGCTTTGTGGTAACTGCGGCGGGGTGCCAGCACTATTTTCAGAGCGGCGACCTGCAAAGCGAGATAAACCGCTGCATTCAGGCGGCGGGCGGTCTTGCCCCCAACCATCTTGCGCGGCTTTCAAAAAAGCTGGGCTCTCTGGTGGAGGCGACCCCCCTGCCGGAAGACCTTGCCAGCGAAATTATTGAACAGGTGCGGCGGCTGCGCGACCTGTGCGGCAACAAACCCATGCAGCTGCTGTTGCGTGGCCGCGTGTGGCCGCCGGCAGCGGGCGAGGGCGAAGGCTGCGGTGTTGTGCTGTGGGGGCCGCCTGTTCCCCTCAACGCCCCGGACGAAGATATTTTGCGCGCCGTGCGCGCCACCCTTGCCAGCAAGCAGCGCGCCCAGTCTCTGGTGTACCGCCGTGCCCGTGGCCTCACGGAAGGGGGGGCTGGCGTCTGCCTCACCTGCATGGCGGTGGATCAGGGCAGCTTTGGCGGCATTGCCCAGTCATCTGCTCCCTTGAGCCCGCACAGCGAAAACGTGCACGTGTACGGCTGCTCTGGCCTGCCGCAAGAGGTGGAGTATTCCACCATGCCGGTGGACGCCGTAAGCGTTTCGCGTGCGGCCCCGCACACGGTGACAAACCGCCGTCCCTACAAACCCAAGCGTCCGGTGCTGGACGATACCACTGCCATACGCGCGGCAGAGCTGGCCCTTGCGGTGGAAGAAGCCGCTGGAAGGCCCGAAGTGCTCACGTGGGTCTGTAATCCTGAGGGCCGGGTTTTCATGCTTATGGCGCGGCCCATGTCGCTGCCCGAAGACGCCTCCCCCGCTTTGCCCCAGCCCGCCCCAGCGCTGGACAACGACCTGCTGCTGGAAGGCGGCTTTACGGTCAATCCCGGCCGTGTTTCAGGCCCTGCCTGGGTGGCCCGGCGTTGGGAGGATGCCCGCCGCTTCCCCACGGGTGGCATCCTTGTGGTGCCCGATGACAATTATATCTGGGGTTCGCTTATCGACCGCGCCGCTGGCATTATTGCAGAGCGCGGTTTTCAGGGGTCGCGGCTGGCGTCGCTGGCCCGCGAGTTTGGCAAGCCTGCAATTTTTGGCCTCAAGTGGTCCACAGAGGTTGTGGAAAGCGGCCAGCGCATAACGCTATGCGCCGATCTGCGCACGGTTTATGAAAACCGGCAGGATTCGCTGCTGCCCAAGATTCCGCCCGGCAAGGACTACATGCCCGGCAGCCCCGTGTACCAGATTCTGCAAACCGCCTCGCGCCGTATTCTGCCGCTCACGCTTGAAGTGGACAGCGTAGACTTCAAGGCCGCCAACTGCGCGACCTACCACGACATTGTGCGCTACTGCCACGAAAAGGCAGTAAGCGCCATGTTCAGTCTTGGTTCGGACAAAAAATACGCGCCGCAGCGCATCAAGCAGCTGCGCGACAAGGTGGTAAAACAGTTCTGGGTGGTCAACCTCAGCGATGGTTTTGTGCGCACCCCGCAAGGGCCTGTTATTGATGTGGAAGACATCGCCTCGCTGCCCATGCAGGCCCTGTGGCAGGGCATGAACGCCCACCCGTGGCAAGGGCCGCCGCCGGTGGACGGCAAGGGCTTTCTTTCTGTGCTGTTTGAGGCAACGGCCAACCCCAATCTTGATCCCGCTGCGCAGACAGCCTATTTTTCTGAAAAAAATTATTTTCTTATTTCAAGCGATTATTGCAGTTTGCACTCTCGTTTTGGCTTCCATTTTGTTTCGGTCGAGGCGCGCCTTTCAGACCGCACCAGCGAAAATTATCTGAATTTTCAGCTGCGCGGCGGCGCTGCCAACATTGAACGCCGTATAGCGCGGGTACGTTTTGTAGCCGATATTCTTTGGGAATTTGGTTTTTCACCCGTGGTGCGCAACGATGCCGTCAGCGCTACACTCAAGGATCTGGATAAAGAAGAAGGCGAACGCCTGCTGGCAGTGGCCGGGTACATGACCATCCACACCCGGCAGCTCGACATGATCATGCAGGACCCCGGACAGGTTGCGGCCCGCCGTGCGGAAATGCTGGCTCACTGCCGGGCGCTGTTCAAGGGTGAAGCCCTGACACCTGTCGTTGATTCACTATCTCAGGAGGCCCGTTAA
- a CDS encoding FliI/YscN family ATPase, whose translation MKLDPDSCIKLLKTSTPVRLFGKVNKVVGLVAEGSGLRAPLGAVCHMLPDDGDEGIAAEVVGFREGNLLFMPYGDMRGIRPGSRIRNTSLPPVFPVGPDLLGRAFDAFGTPLDAGAPISAELYVSPLPAGESSKEDFIRQQEEQRPFVPQWLAEARRLWNPELVPIYADPPSPLQRPRITDILDVGVRSVNSLLTLGKGQRVGIMAGSGVGKSTLMGMMARYTRADVNVIALIGERGREVVEFMERDLGPEGMARSVLVIATSDQSPLVRMRAAYAATAVSEYFRDKGMDVLLMMDSVTRFAMAAREVGLAVGEPPTTKGYTPSVFAQLPKLLERAGRSSKGTITGIYTVLVDGDDFNEPIADAVRSILDGHIVLTRDLADQGHFPAIDVLRSISRLRSDICERQDVLAGRVITRCMSTFRRVEDMINIGAYARGSNPEIDAAIAKMPDINAFLRQDVGEPQFVEQCMAQMRILADMGDAQQGMPVPAQPNGVAPL comes from the coding sequence ATGAAGCTTGATCCCGATTCCTGCATAAAGCTGCTTAAAACAAGCACGCCCGTGCGCCTCTTTGGCAAGGTCAACAAGGTTGTGGGCCTTGTGGCAGAGGGTAGTGGTTTGCGCGCGCCGCTTGGGGCCGTGTGCCACATGCTGCCCGACGATGGCGACGAAGGCATCGCCGCCGAGGTGGTGGGCTTTCGCGAGGGCAACCTGCTGTTTATGCCCTACGGCGACATGCGCGGCATTCGCCCCGGCAGCCGTATTCGCAATACAAGCTTGCCCCCGGTATTTCCTGTGGGGCCCGATCTGCTGGGCCGTGCTTTTGACGCCTTTGGCACGCCGCTGGACGCGGGCGCGCCCATAAGCGCCGAGCTCTATGTCTCGCCCCTGCCAGCTGGCGAGAGTTCCAAAGAAGATTTTATCCGCCAGCAGGAAGAGCAGCGACCTTTTGTGCCCCAGTGGCTCGCCGAGGCCCGCAGACTCTGGAATCCCGAGCTTGTGCCCATCTATGCCGACCCTCCGAGCCCGCTGCAACGCCCTCGCATCACCGATATTCTTGATGTGGGCGTGCGCTCGGTCAACAGCCTGCTTACCCTTGGCAAGGGGCAGCGCGTGGGCATCATGGCCGGTTCGGGCGTGGGCAAGTCCACGCTTATGGGCATGATGGCGCGCTACACCCGTGCCGACGTCAACGTGATTGCCCTTATAGGCGAACGCGGGCGCGAAGTGGTGGAATTTATGGAGCGCGACCTTGGCCCTGAGGGCATGGCCCGCTCTGTGCTTGTCATCGCCACCTCGGACCAGTCGCCCCTTGTGCGCATGCGCGCGGCCTACGCGGCAACGGCGGTTTCGGAATATTTCCGCGACAAGGGCATGGACGTGCTGCTGATGATGGACTCGGTAACCCGTTTTGCCATGGCCGCCCGCGAGGTTGGGCTGGCAGTTGGCGAACCGCCCACCACCAAGGGCTATACGCCCTCTGTGTTCGCCCAGTTGCCCAAACTGCTGGAACGGGCGGGCCGCTCGTCAAAGGGAACTATCACAGGTATTTATACGGTACTTGTGGACGGCGACGATTTTAACGAACCCATCGCCGACGCCGTGCGTTCCATCCTCGACGGGCATATCGTGCTCACCCGCGATCTGGCCGACCAGGGGCATTTTCCCGCCATTGACGTGCTGCGCTCCATCAGCCGTCTGCGCTCGGATATCTGTGAAAGGCAGGACGTGCTGGCAGGGCGTGTCATAACCCGCTGCATGAGCACCTTCCGCCGGGTGGAAGACATGATCAACATTGGCGCATACGCCAGAGGCTCCAACCCCGAGATTGACGCAGCCATTGCCAAAATGCCCGACATCAATGCCTTTTTGCGGCAAGATGTGGGCGAACCACAGTTTGTGGAGCAGTGCATGGCGCAGATGCGCATACTGGCCGATATGGGCGACGCCCAGCAGGGCATGCCCGTGCCAGCCCAGCCCAACGGTGTTGCGCCGCTGTAG
- a CDS encoding ATP-binding protein → MSSSVPAPHRGYRAIYRRLLITLLLMALTPLAALGLFCLDRLSVIYDEKITAGIEAVISSKHRALDTFMVERVAQVKNLAFTHPYADLSNPARLSEIFSVLQSNSRSFVDLGIIGMDGRHVSYVGPFDLRDANYSEAPWFTEVLRKGVYVSDVFMGYRHVPHFIIAVLRHEGGRSYIMRATIDMDAIDALLRRIYSGPHSDAFIVSNSGVLQTSSRYYGSIMGQYDLPQENLTRNNVVTMHKNIPSGEEMVIALMRLDSMPWVLVVMDDVRDSLKPLRQLKALILFFTLLGGALTCMGAELCTRRLVASLEASDQKQAHIDARMLQSSKMAALGKMAAGVAHEVNNPLMLIQENAGWIRDLLDDEDPEKIKNYKEILESTEKIEQHVKRAKGITQRMLGFGRRMNPGRTEILISSLADQALEMLKSEAGSRNIAIVRQYDTQIPVILSDPAQLEQIFINVIDNAIDAMGKDGTLTVSAQPWKNGVRVSFADTGPGMDQETLRQVFDPFFTTKKVGEGTGLGLAICYTILEKLGGRIDVQSEPGHGTTFSIFLPAEPPQLAPEEGAEA, encoded by the coding sequence ATGTCGTCCTCAGTGCCTGCACCCCATAGAGGCTACAGGGCCATTTACCGCCGTTTGCTGATAACGCTGCTGCTTATGGCGCTTACGCCCCTGGCGGCGCTTGGGCTGTTTTGCCTCGACAGGCTCAGCGTCATCTATGATGAAAAAATCACTGCTGGCATAGAGGCTGTTATCAGCAGCAAGCACCGCGCCCTCGATACCTTTATGGTCGAGCGTGTGGCTCAGGTCAAAAACCTGGCCTTTACCCACCCCTACGCGGATCTCAGCAATCCTGCACGGTTGAGCGAAATTTTCAGCGTGCTGCAAAGCAACAGCCGCTCGTTTGTGGATCTCGGCATCATTGGTATGGATGGCCGCCACGTTTCATATGTGGGGCCATTTGATCTGCGCGACGCCAACTATTCCGAAGCGCCATGGTTTACAGAGGTGCTGCGCAAGGGCGTGTACGTCAGCGACGTATTCATGGGTTACCGGCACGTGCCGCACTTTATCATTGCCGTATTGCGGCACGAGGGCGGGCGCAGCTACATAATGCGGGCCACCATCGACATGGATGCCATCGATGCCTTGCTGCGGCGTATATATTCAGGTCCGCACAGCGATGCCTTTATTGTGAGCAACAGTGGCGTGTTGCAGACAAGCTCGCGCTACTACGGGTCAATCATGGGGCAGTATGATCTGCCGCAGGAAAACCTGACCCGTAACAATGTGGTAACCATGCACAAAAACATCCCCAGCGGGGAGGAAATGGTCATAGCCCTCATGCGGCTTGATTCCATGCCCTGGGTGCTGGTGGTTATGGACGATGTGCGTGACAGCCTCAAGCCCCTGCGCCAGCTCAAGGCTCTCATACTGTTCTTTACGCTGCTGGGCGGTGCGCTTACCTGCATGGGGGCCGAGCTTTGCACGCGGCGGCTTGTGGCCTCGCTTGAAGCCTCGGACCAGAAACAGGCCCACATTGACGCGCGCATGCTGCAATCAAGTAAAATGGCGGCTCTGGGCAAGATGGCAGCGGGTGTGGCCCACGAGGTCAACAACCCCCTCATGCTCATTCAGGAAAATGCGGGCTGGATACGCGACCTGCTCGACGATGAAGACCCGGAAAAGATCAAAAATTACAAAGAAATTCTCGAGAGTACGGAAAAAATCGAGCAGCACGTCAAACGCGCCAAGGGTATTACCCAGCGCATGCTGGGCTTTGGGCGGCGCATGAATCCTGGTCGTACAGAGATTCTCATCAGTTCGCTGGCCGATCAGGCGCTTGAAATGCTCAAGTCAGAGGCTGGCAGCCGTAATATTGCCATTGTGCGGCAGTACGATACCCAGATTCCGGTCATTCTGTCCGATCCGGCCCAGCTTGAGCAGATATTTATCAACGTGATCGATAACGCCATCGACGCCATGGGCAAGGACGGAACCCTCACGGTGAGTGCCCAGCCCTGGAAAAACGGCGTACGCGTGTCGTTTGCCGATACCGGTCCCGGTATGGATCAGGAAACTCTGCGGCAGGTTTTTGACCCGTTCTTTACCACAAAGAAGGTGGGCGAGGGTACGGGGCTTGGTCTGGCCATCTGCTACACCATTCTTGAGAAGCTGGGCGGTCGCATAGACGTGCAGAGCGAACCCGGCCACGGCACCACATTCAGCATCTTTTTGCCTGCGGAACCGCCGCAGCTTGCGCCCGAAGAAGGCGCAGAAGCATAA